ACACCTTCGCTCGACAGCAGGTCGACTTCTCATGCAAGGTAGCCATGCACGAGAATACAGCAGAGAAAACAGACTTAACTCACTCATCCTCAACCACTAGCCGCGCTCACTTTCAACAGCATTTCCGCCACGCTTGCAATATAGCGCATACTCTCCTGACCGTTAATTCCTGTCCTAACTTCTCTATTCTCAATTCACTATTCACACTCTCCGCCCGGACCCCTCCTATGCTCCCCCCGTAGCTATCCGCATAGCTTCCGAGGTAACGACCGGAGCAACTTCCCGAGGAACGACGCGGGTTACTTCTACAGCTACTTCCACCGCTACTTCTTCCGCTACTTCGCGAGCAACGAGTGGAGTTCCTTGTCCGGTTCCTTGCGGGGTAACGAGTCGGGTTCAATCCCAGGTTCCTTGCCGACTTGCAGTCCAGTTTCCCGTCCGAGTTCCTCCCCGGATTACTCTGCACGTAACCTTGAGACCAACTTGCAGGGCTTCTTGGAGAGGTACGAGGAGAGCTGCGACACGCGTCGCGGCTCGGTTCAAGTGGTAACGGACGCTGACGACTGCGACCGCGGCCCGTAGCCCATCAAGCGGTACAGGCCACTGAACAGGGCCAGCACGACGACCGGCAGGAGTTCGTAGTAGACCCGCACTTCATCTATCTTGCCGAACAGCAGCGTGAGCAGGAAGATAGGAACCGCCACCCAGAACGCGTCTTTGAGGAATCGTGGGGCACCGCGGAGCGCGTACAAGGAGGTAAGGAAGCCGAGCAGATAGAGCACGTTGAATCCCGTGGGCAGTACCAGCCAGTCGGCCACCGTACGGAACCGGAACCAGGTGTCATGCTGGCCGAGAACCTGAAGGTTGCTTGGCAGGTGCAGCGCGACTGCCTCGCCCGGATTGTGCCTGAACAGCAGCCAGAGCCCGCCGCGAATGAAACCCCAAACCGCGAGCTGCAGTACGATTCCTGACATCAAATGCCTGCGACTGAGCCTGCTCGCTCCCGACACCGCCCACACGAGCGTCAGCATGAGCGCCGTCTCCTTGTTCAGGGTCGCCGCCACGAATACCAGAAGGTAGAGCCACCGGCGCCGGGCCGCTATCAGCGCCAGTCCCAGCGTGAACAGGCAGAGCGCCGGGAAGTCGTAGAGATGGCTGGCGTGCCCGTACATGCCGGGCAGGGCGAACAGAACGGCGACCGGAATGACATCCACTGCCGGGGCAGGCGCGTCAAGCACCAGCCGCGCAAGCCACCAGAGCGCAAACGCGAATCCGACGGCAAAAAGCAGGATGATGTTCTTGGCCATGGTGAATTCAAACGGGTATCCGTAGAGCCATTCCGGTTTGCCCTCGGTCGTCATCGTGGCGCGCACGTTCTGTGCGACTCTGTCCCGGACGGTCTGAGGCGTAACCACGACTGCCCCGCGTATCAGCCATGGCACCAGCACCCGCGTGACATAGGGCTGCGGAGCGCGGCCGTAGACCATGTCCCCGAAGAAATCTTCCCCGCCGAGTGCCGAGCTCACGTTACCCAAACCAGGGAATCGGATGAACTCGGAAACCGCGAACCCGGCGACGGTCGCGTACAATAGCAGGAGGACGACGATTCGGACAAACGTCAGTCTGTCCCGGCGCGTCCCTGCCGGAGCGGGTGACTCCACGTCGGTTGTCATGATTAGAAGGATATTCGCCGGTCGTCGGCTGTCAATGGTGCGCCGCAGGCGAGAAACACGTGGCACATCCTTCAGGTCGGCCACCGGGACTCAGCGCGGATTGCGGCTGAAAGACCGGCGATACCGGGCGGATCGGAAGCTAGCGTGCCGGTACTGCTGCTCCCGTCGCCGACGCAGCGCTTGACAAGCGGATTCTGGCCGCTAAAAAGGTTGTAGGAGAAAGTCCAAAATGGCTAACCGTGAACTGATGTGCCTCGAATGTGGCCACACGTTCGAGATCTACACCGACTCTGACGACGAGGACCTCGAAGCCGAGTGCCCCGTCTGCGGCAGCGTCGACACGACCCGCACGTATGACGAGGACACCGAGGTCGACGAGGAACATCTGAAGGAAAGCGAAGATTCAGACGACTCGGACGACCTGAGCATCAACCTCGACGACGAGTAGACCGCGCGGCGGAAGTCCGAAGCTGACACTTTTCGACCGGGGCCTTTGAGGCCCGGCTTGAATCCCGAAGGCAAGAACTGCAGGGCAGACCTGAGCGGGAGCCGTTGTGGCGACTCAGGCTCTCCTGCTTCTTGCCTTTCCTGATTTGGGCCTTGCTTTGTCCTTTGTAGTTCCGACTTTGGACCTGGCGGTCTTCGCCTGCTGCCATACCGCCTCCATCTCATCAAGGCTCACCTGACTCAGTTCCCGGCCCCTGGCCGCGAAGTGCTCCTCGACACATTGGAAACGGCTGCGGAACTTGGCGTTGGCGTCTTTCAGCGTGCCTTCCGCGTCGCAGTCGAGATGGCGGGCAAGATTCACCAGCGCAAACAACAGGTCCCCGAGCTCTTCTTTCTCGCGCGCGCGGCTCTTGCGGTGCCGGGCCAGCTCCTGCCGTAGCTCGCCGATTTCCTCCTCGACCTTGTCGAGCACCGGCTCCGGCTTATCCCAGTCGAACCCTACCCGGCCGCAACGCTCCTGCACGAGCTGCGCCTGCCGCAGCGCAGGCAGGGCTACCGGGACACTTGCCAGCATGCCGCCGCGCTTGTGCTTCCGCTTGATCTTCTCCCAGTTGGCCAGCACGTCGGCCGCGCCGCGCACCTTCGCCTTGCCGTAGATGTGCGGATGGCGCTGCTTGAGCTTGGCCACGACACCATCAAGCGAGTCCTCAAGTGACAGGCCCAGTTCTTTGCCGGCGACCTCGGCGAGAAACAGACCCATGAAGAAGTAGTCGCCGAGCTCCTCGGTGATGGCCGCCTTGTCGCGCATGCGCACTGCCTCATCCAGTTCGTAGGTCTCATTGAGCACCAGCGGACGCGTCGAGGCCAGGGTCTGCTTCCGGTCCCATGGACAGCGCCTCCGGAGCAGTCGGACGACTTCCATCAGTTCGGAAAACACGCCCGAGTGTAGCCGAACCCGGTGCAAGGTCAACCGCGCGAGCATTGGATAAGCCGTCGCGAATTCCCAATTCCCAAATCCCAATGCCCAATCAAATCAGAAAGCCCCAATGTCAAGGCCAGCGCATCTCACGATAATGCACTCCGCTG
The bacterium genome window above contains:
- a CDS encoding zinc ribbon domain-containing protein → MANRELMCLECGHTFEIYTDSDDEDLEAECPVCGSVDTTRTYDEDTEVDEEHLKESEDSDDSDDLSINLDDE
- the mazG gene encoding nucleoside triphosphate pyrophosphohydrolase, translating into MFSELMEVVRLLRRRCPWDRKQTLASTRPLVLNETYELDEAVRMRDKAAITEELGDYFFMGLFLAEVAGKELGLSLEDSLDGVVAKLKQRHPHIYGKAKVRGAADVLANWEKIKRKHKRGGMLASVPVALPALRQAQLVQERCGRVGFDWDKPEPVLDKVEEEIGELRQELARHRKSRAREKEELGDLLFALVNLARHLDCDAEGTLKDANAKFRSRFQCVEEHFAARGRELSQVSLDEMEAVWQQAKTARSKVGTTKDKARPKSGKARSRRA